The segment GGGAAAATGGCATCCAACCGCAACTTCTTCTCGTTTGTCGACGGTACCTTCGAGCGCTTGGCTCGCAAGTCCGCCCAGCATGTCTCGCGGCGCAGCTTCCTCGCCGCGCTCGGCGGCGCACTGGTCGGCGCCGGCGCGCTCCCGCTGCTCCCGGTAAGCCGCCGGGCGCACGCGGCCGAGGCGCACGGCGACTACAAGACCTTCGCCCAGAAGGCGCAAACCAAGGATTCGACGGCCTGCAACTACTGGCGTTACTGCTCCGCGGACGGATACCTGTGCAGCTGCTGCGGTGGTGGTCCGGCCACCTGCCCGCCCGGCTCCTCGCCCTCGCCCACCGGCTGGATCGGGAGTTGCCTCAACCCGGATGACGGAAAGACCTACCTCATCGCCTATCGCGACTGCTGCGGCAAGGATGCCTGCGGGCAGTGCCCCTGCTTGGGTACCGAAGGCGAAATGCCGGTCTACCGGCCGCAACTGAACAACGACATCGTCTGGTGCTTCGGTGCGAGCAGCATGGTCTATCACTGCTCGAGCGCGGCGATCGTCGGCCTCGCGCAGTAGCGCGGCCGTAATCGCAAGCGCCGCCGGCGGTATGGCGGCGGCCTTCTTGCTTGCGCTGGGCGCACGCGCCGAGCGCGTGGTGCCGGCCGATGCGGTTGCACGCCAAGCCGGTGTGAAGGTCATCTCCATCGTCGACTCGGTGCAGGACTATTCGCGCAACTGCCAGGGTTGCCACGGACACACCGGTGTATCGGTTTCGGAAGTGCCGGATCTGAAGGATCGCGTCGGCTATTTCGTTCATACGCCCGAAGGCCGCCGCTTTCTGGTCCAGGTTCCGGGCGTGGCGCTCTCCATGCTCGACGATCGCAGGCTCGCCGACCTGCTCAACTGGATGCTGCGTGCCTACAGCGCGGCGCAACTGCCCGAGGATTTCGAGCCCTACACCGAACGGGAGGTGGCAACCTTGCGCAAGGCGCCGCTCGCCAAGGTGCTGCCGGTTCGCGAGCAGGTGATCCGCGGCCTGGTGCGCTCCGGCGTGATCGACGCGCCGGAGCGGCTGGCGTTCAAGTCGCTGGGCGCAACGCGGTGATCGACGCACGGCGTCGCCGGTTGCTGCAGGCGACCCTCGCCTTTGCGCTGGCCGGGCGCGCGCACGCTGCCTGCCGGCCATCGAAGCCTGTTGCCGACGAGCCTCTGCGCCGGCTGCCGGAACTTGCGCTCGACCGCAGCGTTTCCTGGGGTGCACGGGGTGTACTGCGCGCGGCGCCTCTGGACCTCGCCGTGGCCGGGCAGCCGGCGCGGCTCCTGACCTACGGCGAGACTTACCCCGGGCGACTGATACGCGCGCGCGCCGGAGAGACGTTCGCCTTGCGTTTCGAAAACCGGCTCGACATTCCCAGCAACCTCCATTTCCATGGCGTGGCGGTCTCTCCCTCGGGCAATGCCGACAACGTCTGGGTGGTCACGCCGCCGGGCGCCGATTTCGATTACGAGCTGCCGATCCTCGAAGAGGAAGCCGGCCTGTTCTGGATTCATCCGCACGTGCACGGCAATACCGCCAGGCCGCTGTTCGCCGGCCTGGCGGCGCCGCTCGTGGTGGAAAACGCGATCGACCGCGAAAGCGAGCTGGTCCAGGCTGAAGAGCACGTTCTCGTGCTCAAGGATTTGACGGTCGAGAACTGCGCGGCGGCGCCTCATCGCCCGACCGACTGGATCCTGGGCAAGGAAGGCGAGATGCTGCTTGTCAACGGTCAGATCCGGCCGCGGCTGCACGCCCGGCGCTCGCTGCTGCGGTTGCGGCTGGTCAACGCCTCCAACGCGCGCTTCTGGAAACTCGCCCTCGACAGCGGCGAGCCGCTCCATCTGATCGCGCTCGACGGTCGGTTTCTGGAATCCCGCGTGGAAATCGACGAGCTGCTGCTGGTTCCGGCCGGGCGCGCCGAAGTGCTGATCGATCTGTCCCACGGTGGCACGCGCAGGCTCATCTACAAACCTTCGCCCCGGCGCGGACTGAACGAAACCCCGGTGCAGCCCGTCCTCACACTGCTGCCGCCGGATGCACGGCAGCCGGTCGCCCTGCCCCAGCGGCTGGCCACGCTGCCGCGGTTCGACGAAACGGCGGTCGAGGCGCAAAGGCCGGTCCAGCTCGCCGCCCTGATGATCAACCACCGTGCCTTCCACCATCGCCACCAGGGCATGCAGGTGACACCCACCTTCGAGGTGAAGGCGGGCGCGCGCGAGATCTGGATCGTGCGCAACGACGACGTGATGGACCATCCCTTCCACCTGCACACCTGGCACTTCGACGTGCTGTCGGTCAACGGCAAGGCGCCGCCGTTCGCGCAGCATCGCGACACGATCGGCCTGCGTCCCGGGGACGTGGCGCGTCTGGGAATCCACTTCGACCGCTACACGGGCCGCACCATGTTTCACTGCCACATCGCCGAGCACGCCGATCAAGGCATGATGGCCGTGGTCGAAGTGAAATAGCCGAGCTCGGCGCGCAAGGACAGGAGCCGGCCACGCCAGTTCTTCGGCCCGGTGTCGCGGTAATCGGGCGGCATATCGCTTCTCTTGCTTCAGGACGCCGCCCCGGCCTGGAGCAGTCCCTGCGTCTCGATGAAACGCACGATCGCGTCGAGCCCGTGGCCGGTCTTCAGATTGCTGGAGACGAACGGCCGCTCGCCGCGCATGCGTTTGGCGTCGCGTTCCATGACTTCTAGCGACGCGCCGACGTGCGGCGCGAGGTCCGATTTGTTGATGACGAGCAGATCGGAGCGCGTGATGCCCGGCCCGCCCTTGCGCGGAATCTTCTCCCCGCCCGCGACGTCGATCACGTAGATCGTCAGATCAGAGAGTTCCGGGCTGAAGGTCGCCGCGAGGTTGTCGCCACCCGACTCGATGAAGACGATGTCCGCATTCGGAAACTTCGCGAGCATCCGATCGACCGCTTCGAGATTGATCGAAGCGTCTTCGCGGATCGCGGTGTGCGGGCAGCCGCCGGTCTCCACGCCGAGGATGCGCTCGGGCGGGAGCGCCCCCGCTTCCGCCAACAGGCGTTGATCTTCCTTGGTGTAGATGTCGTTCGTGACCACGACGATGTCGTAGCGGTCGCGCATCGCCTTGCACAGCTTCTCGACGAGCGTGGTCTTGCCCGAGCCGACCGGCCCGCCGACGCCGACGCGCAGCGGCGGGTTGCGTTTGCTGCGTTGCGCTGGAGCGCTCATGAGCGAAAGAGTCGCGTGTATTGCGTTTCGTGCCGCGCGCTCCGGATCGCGAGGCGCGGCGAAAAGGTTTCGAGGTCGTCGTCTTTGATCGCGCGCGCGCGGCGCGCTTGCTCGACCGCGGTGCCACGCAGCGCATGGACGATGCGCTGGACCGCGCTTTGGCCGAGCGGCACGGCTTTGCCGGCGGCGGTCGCTTGGTTTT is part of the Burkholderiales bacterium genome and harbors:
- the mauA gene encoding methylamine dehydrogenase (amicyanin) small subunit, with the protein product MASNRNFFSFVDGTFERLARKSAQHVSRRSFLAALGGALVGAGALPLLPVSRRAHAAEAHGDYKTFAQKAQTKDSTACNYWRYCSADGYLCSCCGGGPATCPPGSSPSPTGWIGSCLNPDDGKTYLIAYRDCCGKDACGQCPCLGTEGEMPVYRPQLNNDIVWCFGASSMVYHCSSAAIVGLAQ
- a CDS encoding cytochrome c; this translates as MAAAFLLALGARAERVVPADAVARQAGVKVISIVDSVQDYSRNCQGCHGHTGVSVSEVPDLKDRVGYFVHTPEGRRFLVQVPGVALSMLDDRRLADLLNWMLRAYSAAQLPEDFEPYTEREVATLRKAPLAKVLPVREQVIRGLVRSGVIDAPERLAFKSLGATR
- a CDS encoding multicopper oxidase family protein, which codes for MIDARRRRLLQATLAFALAGRAHAACRPSKPVADEPLRRLPELALDRSVSWGARGVLRAAPLDLAVAGQPARLLTYGETYPGRLIRARAGETFALRFENRLDIPSNLHFHGVAVSPSGNADNVWVVTPPGADFDYELPILEEEAGLFWIHPHVHGNTARPLFAGLAAPLVVENAIDRESELVQAEEHVLVLKDLTVENCAAAPHRPTDWILGKEGEMLLVNGQIRPRLHARRSLLRLRLVNASNARFWKLALDSGEPLHLIALDGRFLESRVEIDELLLVPAGRAEVLIDLSHGGTRRLIYKPSPRRGLNETPVQPVLTLLPPDARQPVALPQRLATLPRFDETAVEAQRPVQLAALMINHRAFHHRHQGMQVTPTFEVKAGAREIWIVRNDDVMDHPFHLHTWHFDVLSVNGKAPPFAQHRDTIGLRPGDVARLGIHFDRYTGRTMFHCHIAEHADQGMMAVVEVK
- the ureG gene encoding urease accessory protein UreG yields the protein MSAPAQRSKRNPPLRVGVGGPVGSGKTTLVEKLCKAMRDRYDIVVVTNDIYTKEDQRLLAEAGALPPERILGVETGGCPHTAIREDASINLEAVDRMLAKFPNADIVFIESGGDNLAATFSPELSDLTIYVIDVAGGEKIPRKGGPGITRSDLLVINKSDLAPHVGASLEVMERDAKRMRGERPFVSSNLKTGHGLDAIVRFIETQGLLQAGAAS